A single genomic interval of Gossypium raimondii isolate GPD5lz chromosome 11, ASM2569854v1, whole genome shotgun sequence harbors:
- the LOC105803394 gene encoding uncharacterized protein LOC105803394 isoform X3, whose product MASKFPDEPPRDTQGTDKGSIALREKRSRRVSFADREITSIHIFKRDDEYETPPDSTPKQASETEKEVTELFRDLVDSDDSTSGGDDEDDNDDVMSAGKLFLRPIDTPSPGGSSTVGSATSNDDDNFFGPVSANFIRSGRLSDSAASDDNHDITMDSTTFSMHFRSIARSESGDFDTSTGVPLPSEEKTPFQARTSSDLESSMVLTKVGKLKSPLAVPINGGSNDMSIVGESMHRYDYGRLPPALEALLAKGSEFNAIPASRSVRPKLLTSAVSHGNGNGNDCTEPLHFGDSELCTRNNNDISGKGTSIAHNSLVEATSDTTTTLAAKILRDCSSNSKDSPVADDFVDHQTPKQLNKGDNENSEVQSGTRVLNLESIAITNGTPVNRSSEAFQLELVRHFENGNQLPTIDGLNENFPQLHGSPLAGSIHSLSAKRQQILLDTTNSPRRMLFVTPSPKQSGSVLSKGSINEGGTVASILKSNSELKIPEPSSCASAFSDGGPKSKLGSSESLTSRALSFNTIMEEMNEDLQCQQENAFTNNGEEKLSGVGLKQGEKDCSGLGTPKNVSSLSQDGETTGLAKDEYNDKSTEIMAKITSPSKFTHSGKKATNHSLTPVDSADAALVASTFNSSPKDIAREISKDKRDTDTLYKLVSPLVNRLTEKLSSSTGHKDSLFGSLKLHNEDNIAIISRQECNSVETVPSSNNLTAKAENRTPPSAPLVDCLINTSAVKVVDERESNGFDLQNTFSTSMNFPEGPIRKLQSGGPGKNTQTAVERTQSSEHFIEEQMQASVYASPDAHARKNERSPQKSPFRKKQTQSPTSKDPSLCPCRKEMHNALHGDNMQLSVAKGVVSLNCSPNVHRIDDCLRRSNPSPVQDIQNISKRKRTSEEVACVDVQHSDNNIQMQHGLKFCKVGEKNMDHTSEYSYGSNIENERIEGVKILMNQTDISLKLSADTNQLLSPCFDKLNIKMINKLEDKLLHQQKVNILELLCSEIQSQLCSQSYNESCNILHKRVAETRQLLYRIVYGKAKMQLMHVKRERLLVELLRTGVRKSQMLKLNCAKHHSVSAEKDTKLGDNSCSVTFLDNLEGAGGKVSTMKREVEALEKKIKNLTKSFDIYCKIKGEQSSSGTIELVNDHLKKRTCCRFIRQDIQLWEVDNLQNRNGHHNIVLNYRGFISQSLTLNTGRGSSIFVANKLNDMNISKNFPNMDACFAFRFVFNHEPTKKYVGPKSLAQETQRTCSLLRNLLDVVEEVRIARLEIRNMTLNSFNSPSAKQLDLQFAFIDFDSGVKVTMTLDMTCLNCGVYPSDILPYQLQTSATGTESLALSAEIKAAVGNLRSGYSRIIRICRCVSQVIQSSGR is encoded by the exons ATGGCCTCCAAATTCCCCGACGAACCACCACGCGATACGCAGGGAACGGACAAAGGAAGCATCGCGCTCAGGGAGAAACGGTCGCGGCGCGTTAGCTTCGCCGACCGAGAGATCACCTCAATCCACATCTTCAAGCGCGATGATGAGTACGAGACCCCGCCAGACTCTACTCCGAAGCAGGCCTCTGAAACGGAAAAGGAAGTAACTGAGCTCTTTAGGGATTTGGTGGATAGTGATGACTCCACCAGTGGTGGCGACGACGAGGATGACAACGACGACGTTATGAGTGCCGGAAAGTTGTTCTTGAGGCCGATAGACACGCCATCTCCTGGTGGAAGTAGCACAGTTGGATCTGCTACCTCCAATGATG atgataatttttttggaCCTGTGTCTGCAAACTTTATTCGATCTGGAAGGTTATCTGATTCTGCTGCTTCAGATGATAACCATGATATCACAATGGATTCGACAACATTTTCGATGCATTTTCGCAGCATTGCACGATCAGAATCAGGAGATTTCGATACTTCAACGGGAGTTCCTCTTCCATCTGAAGAAAAGACTCCTTTCCAAGCTAGAACATCTTCTGATCTGGAAAGTTCTATGGTGTTAACAAAAGTGGGGAAACTAAAGTCTCCATTGGCTGTACCTATTAATGGAGGTTCCAATGACATGAGTATTGTTGGAGAAAGCATGCATCGGTATGATTATGGGAGGCTCCCTCCTGCATTAGAAGCACTCTTGGCTAAAGGCAGTGAATTTAATGCCATCCCTGCTTCTCGTTCTGTTAGGCCAAAATTATTAACAAGTGCTGTATCTCATGGTAATGGTAATGGTAATGACTGCACGGAACCCTTGCATTTTGGGGATTCAGAGCTCTGCACCcgtaataataatgatatttcgGGTAAGGGCACTTCTATTGCTCATAACTCACTGGTTGAGGCAACGAGTGATACAACAACCACTCTTGCAGCTAAAATTTTGCGTGACTGCTCGTCAAACTCAAAGGATAGTCCAGTTGCTGATGATTTTGTTGATCATCAAACTCCTAAGCAGCTGAACAAA GGAGACAATGAGAATTCTGAAGTTCAGTCTGGAACACGTGTGTTGAATTTGGAGTCCATTGCTATCACTAATGGTACTCCAGTGAACCGGAGCAGTGAAGCTTTTCAGTTAGAGTTGGTCAgacattttgaaaatggaaatcaGCTGCCAACTATTGATGGGCTGAACGAAAATTTTCCTCAGCTGCATGGATCTCCATTAGCGGGGTCCATACATTCATTATCTGCTAAAAGACAACAAATTCTTCTGGATACTACTAATTCACCCAGACGTATGCTATTTGTTACTCCTTCACCAAAGCAATCAGGTTCTGTTTTGAGCAAGGGAAGTATAAATGAAGGTGGGACTGTGGCTTCCATTCTGAAAAGTAATTCTGAGTTAAAAATTCCAGAGCCTTCTTCCTGTGCTTCTGCTTTCAGTGATGGAGGTCCAAAGTCAAAACTTGGATCATCAGAGTCCCTTACTTCTAGAGCTTTGTCATTCAACACAATCATGGAGGAAATGAATGAGGATCTTCAGTGCCAACAGGAAAATGCCTTCACTAATAATGGAGAGGAGAAGTTGTCTGGTGTTGGTCTGAAGCAGGGGGAGAAAGATTGCAGTGGTCTTGGAACTCCAAAAAACGTTAGTAGTTTGAGCCAAGATGGAGAGACCACAGGACTTGCAAAAGATGAATATAATGACAAATCTACTGAAATAATGGCTAAAATTACTTCACCTTCTAAGTTCACTCACTCAGGAAAGAAAGCGACAAATCATTCGTTGACACCAGTAGATTCCGCAGATGCCGCACTAGTAGCTTCCACTTTTAATTCCTCGCCAAAGGATATTGCACGTGAAATAAGCAAAGATAAGAGAGATACTGATACACTTTATAAGCTTGTTTCTCCTCTAGTGAATAGGTTAACTGAGAAGTTGTCATCATCAACGGGGCATAAAGATAGTCTGTTTGGCAGTTTAAAGCTTCACAATGAGGATAATATTGCCATTATTTCTAGACAAGAGTGCAACTCGGTAGAAACCGTTCCTAGCAGTAACAATTTAACTGCAAAAGCTGAAAACAGAACACCACCAAGTGCACCGCTTGTTGACTGTTTAATAAACACTTCTGCAGTAAAAGTGGTGGATGAAAGAGAAAGTAATGGATTTGATTTGCAGAATACTTTCTCAACCTCAATGAACTTCCCTGAGGGGCCCATCAGGAAGCTGCAGTCAGGAGGCCCAGGGAAAAATACCCAGACTGCAGTTGAAAGAACCCAGTCCAGTGAACATTTTATCGAGGAACAGATGCAAGCTTCTGTTTATGCTTCCCCAGATGCACATGCAAGGAAAAATGAGAGGTCGCCTCAAAAG AGCCCCTTTAGAAAGAAGCAAACTCAGAGTCCCACTTCAAAAGATCCAAGTCTATGCCCCTGCAGGAAAGAAATGCATAATGCATTACATGGTGACAATATGCAACTCTCTGTTGCAAAAGGTGTGGTATCTCTTAACTGCAGTCCAAATGTACACAGGATTGATGACTGTCTTCGAAGATCTAACCCTAGTCCTGTCCAAGACATCCAGAacatttcaaaaagaaaaaggactagtGAAGAAGTAGCTTGTGTAGATGTGCAACATTCAGATAATAATATCCAAATGCAGCATGGTCTGAAATTTTGTAAAGTTGGAGAGAAAAATATGGACCACACATCAGAATATTCTTATGGAAGTaacatagaaaatgaaaggattGAAGGTGTCAAGATATTGATGAATCAGACTGAT ATTTCTCTCAAACTATCAGCAGATACAAATCAGCTACTGTCTCCATGTTTtgataaactaaatataaaaatg ATAAACAAGTTGGAAGATAAATTGCTTCATCAGCAGAAGGTTAATATATTAGAGTTGCTTTGTTCTGAAATCCAATCCCAGCTTTGCTCA CAGTCATACAATGAATCCTGCAATATTCTACATAAAAG GGTAGCTGAAACAAGACAATTGCTCTATAGAATAGTCTATGGAAAGGCTAAAATGCAGTTGATGCATGTGAAGCGTGAAAGATTGCTG GTAGAGTTACTAAGAACCGGAGTTCGGAAGTCTCAAATGTTGAAGTTAAATTGTGCCAAACATCATTCTGTTTCTGCTGAAAAGGACACTAAACTTGGCGATAATTCATGTTCAGTTACATTCTTGGACAACCTTGAG GGAGCCGGTGGTAAAGTTAGCACAATGAAGCGTGAAGTTGAAGCtctggaaaagaaaataaaaaatttaaccaagtCTTTTGACATTTACTGCAAGATAAAAGGAGAACAGAGTTCTTCTGGCACTATTGAATTGGTCAATGATCATCTAAAGAAGAGAACTTGTTGCAGATTTATACGCCAGGATATTCAA TTGTGGGAGGTTGACAATTTGCAGAACAGGAATGGCCATCACAATATTGTTCTCAACTACCGTGGGTTTATCAGTCAGAG TCTCACGTTAAATACTGGTCGAGGTTCAAGCATTTTTGTTGCAAacaaattgaatgatatgaacATCAGTAAG AACTTCCCAAACATGGATGCTTGCTTTGCGTTTCGTTTTGTCTTTAACCATGAACCGACAAAGAAGTATGTTGGCCCCAAAAGTTTGGCACAGGAAACACAA AGAACCTGTTCACTTTTAAGAAATTTGCTTGATGTGGTTGAGGAAGTACGGATAGCACGGTTAGAGATTAGAAATATGACTCTAAATAGCTTTAATTCTCCATCAG CTAAGCAGCTGGATTTGCAGTTTGCTTTCATTGATTTTGACAGTGGTGTAAAGGTGACAATGACTCTTGACATGACTTGTTTGAACTG TGGAGTTTATCCTTCAGATATCCTACCTTATCAGTTACAGACTTCTGCCACTGGGACCGAAAGCCTAGCACTCTCAGCTGAAATTAAAGCAGCGGTTGGGAACCTTAGATCTGGATATTCGAGGATTATAAGGATCTGTAGGTGTGTTTCCCAGGTGATTCAATCTTCAGGCAGGTGA
- the LOC105803394 gene encoding uncharacterized protein LOC105803394 isoform X4: protein MASKFPDEPPRDTQGTDKGSIALREKRSRRVSFADREITSIHIFKRDDEYETPPDSTPKQASETEKEVTELFRDLVDSDDSTSGGDDEDDNDDVMSAGKLFLRPIDTPSPGGSSTVGSATSNDDDNFFGPVSANFIRSGRLSDSAASDDNHDITMDSTTFSMHFRSIARSESGDFDTSTGVPLPSEEKTPFQARTSSDLESSMVLTKVGKLKSPLAVPINGGSNDMSIVGESMHRYDYGRLPPALEALLAKGSEFNAIPASRSVRPKLLTSAVSHGNGNGNDCTEPLHFGDSELCTRNNNDISGKGTSIAHNSLVEATSDTTTTLAAKILRDCSSNSKDSPVADDFVDHQTPKQLNKGDNENSEVQSGTRVLNLESIAITNGTPVNRSSEAFQLELVRHFENGNQLPTIDGLNENFPQLHGSPLAGSIHSLSAKRQQILLDTTNSPRRMLFVTPSPKQSGSVLSKGSINEGGTVASILKSNSELKIPEPSSCASAFSDGGPKSKLGSSESLTSRALSFNTIMEEMNEDLQCQQENAFTNNGEEKLSGVGLKQGEKDCSGLGTPKNVSSLSQDGETTGLAKDEYNDKSTEIMAKITSPSKFTHSGKKATNHSLTPVDSADAALVASTFNSSPKDIAREISKDKRDTDTLYKLVSPLVNRLTEKLSSSTGHKDSLFGSLKLHNEDNIAIISRQECNSVETVPSSNNLTAKAENRTPPSAPLVDCLINTSAVKVVDERESNGFDLQNTFSTSMNFPEGPIRKLQSGGPGKNTQTAVERTQSSEHFIEEQMQASVYASPDAHARKNERSPQKSPFRKKQTQSPTSKDPSLCPCRKEMHNALHGDNMQLSVAKGVVSLNCSPNVHRIDDCLRRSNPSPVQDIQNISKRKRTSEEVACVDVQHSDNNIQMQHGLKFCKVGEKNMDHTSEYSYGSNIENERIEGVKILMNQTDISLKLSADTNQLLSPCFDKLNIKMINKLEDKLLHQQKVNILELLCSEIQSQLCSSYNESCNILHKRVAETRQLLYRIVYGKAKMQLMHVKRERLLVELLRTGVRKSQMLKLNCAKHHSVSAEKDTKLGDNSCSVTFLDNLEGAGGKVSTMKREVEALEKKIKNLTKSFDIYCKIKGEQSSSGTIELVNDHLKKRTCCRFIRQDIQLWEVDNLQNRNGHHNIVLNYRGFISQSLTLNTGRGSSIFVANKLNDMNISKNFPNMDACFAFRFVFNHEPTKKYVGPKSLAQETQRTCSLLRNLLDVVEEVRIARLEIRNMTLNSFNSPSAKQLDLQFAFIDFDSGVKVTMTLDMTCLNCGVYPSDILPYQLQTSATGTESLALSAEIKAAVGNLRSGYSRIIRICRCVSQVIQSSGR, encoded by the exons ATGGCCTCCAAATTCCCCGACGAACCACCACGCGATACGCAGGGAACGGACAAAGGAAGCATCGCGCTCAGGGAGAAACGGTCGCGGCGCGTTAGCTTCGCCGACCGAGAGATCACCTCAATCCACATCTTCAAGCGCGATGATGAGTACGAGACCCCGCCAGACTCTACTCCGAAGCAGGCCTCTGAAACGGAAAAGGAAGTAACTGAGCTCTTTAGGGATTTGGTGGATAGTGATGACTCCACCAGTGGTGGCGACGACGAGGATGACAACGACGACGTTATGAGTGCCGGAAAGTTGTTCTTGAGGCCGATAGACACGCCATCTCCTGGTGGAAGTAGCACAGTTGGATCTGCTACCTCCAATGATG atgataatttttttggaCCTGTGTCTGCAAACTTTATTCGATCTGGAAGGTTATCTGATTCTGCTGCTTCAGATGATAACCATGATATCACAATGGATTCGACAACATTTTCGATGCATTTTCGCAGCATTGCACGATCAGAATCAGGAGATTTCGATACTTCAACGGGAGTTCCTCTTCCATCTGAAGAAAAGACTCCTTTCCAAGCTAGAACATCTTCTGATCTGGAAAGTTCTATGGTGTTAACAAAAGTGGGGAAACTAAAGTCTCCATTGGCTGTACCTATTAATGGAGGTTCCAATGACATGAGTATTGTTGGAGAAAGCATGCATCGGTATGATTATGGGAGGCTCCCTCCTGCATTAGAAGCACTCTTGGCTAAAGGCAGTGAATTTAATGCCATCCCTGCTTCTCGTTCTGTTAGGCCAAAATTATTAACAAGTGCTGTATCTCATGGTAATGGTAATGGTAATGACTGCACGGAACCCTTGCATTTTGGGGATTCAGAGCTCTGCACCcgtaataataatgatatttcgGGTAAGGGCACTTCTATTGCTCATAACTCACTGGTTGAGGCAACGAGTGATACAACAACCACTCTTGCAGCTAAAATTTTGCGTGACTGCTCGTCAAACTCAAAGGATAGTCCAGTTGCTGATGATTTTGTTGATCATCAAACTCCTAAGCAGCTGAACAAA GGAGACAATGAGAATTCTGAAGTTCAGTCTGGAACACGTGTGTTGAATTTGGAGTCCATTGCTATCACTAATGGTACTCCAGTGAACCGGAGCAGTGAAGCTTTTCAGTTAGAGTTGGTCAgacattttgaaaatggaaatcaGCTGCCAACTATTGATGGGCTGAACGAAAATTTTCCTCAGCTGCATGGATCTCCATTAGCGGGGTCCATACATTCATTATCTGCTAAAAGACAACAAATTCTTCTGGATACTACTAATTCACCCAGACGTATGCTATTTGTTACTCCTTCACCAAAGCAATCAGGTTCTGTTTTGAGCAAGGGAAGTATAAATGAAGGTGGGACTGTGGCTTCCATTCTGAAAAGTAATTCTGAGTTAAAAATTCCAGAGCCTTCTTCCTGTGCTTCTGCTTTCAGTGATGGAGGTCCAAAGTCAAAACTTGGATCATCAGAGTCCCTTACTTCTAGAGCTTTGTCATTCAACACAATCATGGAGGAAATGAATGAGGATCTTCAGTGCCAACAGGAAAATGCCTTCACTAATAATGGAGAGGAGAAGTTGTCTGGTGTTGGTCTGAAGCAGGGGGAGAAAGATTGCAGTGGTCTTGGAACTCCAAAAAACGTTAGTAGTTTGAGCCAAGATGGAGAGACCACAGGACTTGCAAAAGATGAATATAATGACAAATCTACTGAAATAATGGCTAAAATTACTTCACCTTCTAAGTTCACTCACTCAGGAAAGAAAGCGACAAATCATTCGTTGACACCAGTAGATTCCGCAGATGCCGCACTAGTAGCTTCCACTTTTAATTCCTCGCCAAAGGATATTGCACGTGAAATAAGCAAAGATAAGAGAGATACTGATACACTTTATAAGCTTGTTTCTCCTCTAGTGAATAGGTTAACTGAGAAGTTGTCATCATCAACGGGGCATAAAGATAGTCTGTTTGGCAGTTTAAAGCTTCACAATGAGGATAATATTGCCATTATTTCTAGACAAGAGTGCAACTCGGTAGAAACCGTTCCTAGCAGTAACAATTTAACTGCAAAAGCTGAAAACAGAACACCACCAAGTGCACCGCTTGTTGACTGTTTAATAAACACTTCTGCAGTAAAAGTGGTGGATGAAAGAGAAAGTAATGGATTTGATTTGCAGAATACTTTCTCAACCTCAATGAACTTCCCTGAGGGGCCCATCAGGAAGCTGCAGTCAGGAGGCCCAGGGAAAAATACCCAGACTGCAGTTGAAAGAACCCAGTCCAGTGAACATTTTATCGAGGAACAGATGCAAGCTTCTGTTTATGCTTCCCCAGATGCACATGCAAGGAAAAATGAGAGGTCGCCTCAAAAG AGCCCCTTTAGAAAGAAGCAAACTCAGAGTCCCACTTCAAAAGATCCAAGTCTATGCCCCTGCAGGAAAGAAATGCATAATGCATTACATGGTGACAATATGCAACTCTCTGTTGCAAAAGGTGTGGTATCTCTTAACTGCAGTCCAAATGTACACAGGATTGATGACTGTCTTCGAAGATCTAACCCTAGTCCTGTCCAAGACATCCAGAacatttcaaaaagaaaaaggactagtGAAGAAGTAGCTTGTGTAGATGTGCAACATTCAGATAATAATATCCAAATGCAGCATGGTCTGAAATTTTGTAAAGTTGGAGAGAAAAATATGGACCACACATCAGAATATTCTTATGGAAGTaacatagaaaatgaaaggattGAAGGTGTCAAGATATTGATGAATCAGACTGAT ATTTCTCTCAAACTATCAGCAGATACAAATCAGCTACTGTCTCCATGTTTtgataaactaaatataaaaatg ATAAACAAGTTGGAAGATAAATTGCTTCATCAGCAGAAGGTTAATATATTAGAGTTGCTTTGTTCTGAAATCCAATCCCAGCTTTGCTCA TCATACAATGAATCCTGCAATATTCTACATAAAAG GGTAGCTGAAACAAGACAATTGCTCTATAGAATAGTCTATGGAAAGGCTAAAATGCAGTTGATGCATGTGAAGCGTGAAAGATTGCTG GTAGAGTTACTAAGAACCGGAGTTCGGAAGTCTCAAATGTTGAAGTTAAATTGTGCCAAACATCATTCTGTTTCTGCTGAAAAGGACACTAAACTTGGCGATAATTCATGTTCAGTTACATTCTTGGACAACCTTGAG GGAGCCGGTGGTAAAGTTAGCACAATGAAGCGTGAAGTTGAAGCtctggaaaagaaaataaaaaatttaaccaagtCTTTTGACATTTACTGCAAGATAAAAGGAGAACAGAGTTCTTCTGGCACTATTGAATTGGTCAATGATCATCTAAAGAAGAGAACTTGTTGCAGATTTATACGCCAGGATATTCAA TTGTGGGAGGTTGACAATTTGCAGAACAGGAATGGCCATCACAATATTGTTCTCAACTACCGTGGGTTTATCAGTCAGAG TCTCACGTTAAATACTGGTCGAGGTTCAAGCATTTTTGTTGCAAacaaattgaatgatatgaacATCAGTAAG AACTTCCCAAACATGGATGCTTGCTTTGCGTTTCGTTTTGTCTTTAACCATGAACCGACAAAGAAGTATGTTGGCCCCAAAAGTTTGGCACAGGAAACACAA AGAACCTGTTCACTTTTAAGAAATTTGCTTGATGTGGTTGAGGAAGTACGGATAGCACGGTTAGAGATTAGAAATATGACTCTAAATAGCTTTAATTCTCCATCAG CTAAGCAGCTGGATTTGCAGTTTGCTTTCATTGATTTTGACAGTGGTGTAAAGGTGACAATGACTCTTGACATGACTTGTTTGAACTG TGGAGTTTATCCTTCAGATATCCTACCTTATCAGTTACAGACTTCTGCCACTGGGACCGAAAGCCTAGCACTCTCAGCTGAAATTAAAGCAGCGGTTGGGAACCTTAGATCTGGATATTCGAGGATTATAAGGATCTGTAGGTGTGTTTCCCAGGTGATTCAATCTTCAGGCAGGTGA